Genomic window (Zonotrichia albicollis isolate bZonAlb1 chromosome 11, bZonAlb1.hap1, whole genome shotgun sequence):
CGTGTCCCCAAATACTAAATTCCCTCTAAAACAACTCAGCAATTATGGAACTTCAGATCTATCTATTTGATCAATTTCCTTCATTTAACccagttttgggtgtttttaaaggatgaaggtgaagcagaggccaaaccaaaaggcgaagcagccaggtgtgttcccaacatggatcacagggaatgtcagtgaccagggctgtgcccaaagtgcctcctccagtgggggatggagctggagcagcgcacgaagctctgcccgcactcggggaactcgcagggcttcccttagtggtgcctccgttggtgtttgGTCAagtcagagctgctgcaaaagctcttcccacactggggacactcgtagggcctctcccctgtgtggatgcgccggtgggtgacgagGTCGGAGTTgcgcttgaatcccttcccacagtcagggcagtggaagggcctctcctctctgtgaatccaatagtgctggaggagatgggaactggtcggaaacctcttcctgcatttatcacactcgtaggacctctcccctgtgtggatgcgccggtgtcTGATGAGGTTGGAGTTgtacttgaatcccttcccgcagtcggggcattggaagggcctctcctctctgtgactcTGATAATGccggaggagatgggagctggtccTAAACCCCTTCCCACACTTggaacactcgtagggcctcttcCCAGTGTGGGTTCTCAGGTGCgtgatcaggctggagctctggctgaagcacATCCCACACTTGGCGCACCTGTacggcctctccccagtgtggatcctctggtgcacaatcaggctggagctctggctgaagctcttcccacactccccacactcgtagggcttctccccagtgtggatcctctggtgcacaatcaggTCGCCtttctgcctgaagctcttcccacactcctcgcacgtgtggggcttctccccatcatggagctgctcatggagcaccagctccgagctctggctccatctccggccgccttcccggcccaggctggctctttccccctcagatccccgccagctgcgtttgcagcccctcctcgtgcggcatctccggggcttttcctccccgttggcttcctgcgccgtggagccgctcaaaacggcctcttccaccaggttctgccgcgggcatttgtcctccctgctctccatgctcagctcctgctctgggggaggaaggacaaggacaggatgggatttgcctccgtgccacaggcaagggcaaggagatccccccaggtctgagctgcaggcagggccgtgctgggctgggagatggagcagcacagaggggaaaggggcactgacttcctcctcacctgcctcagtgtcccggggcatcttcctcttcctcgcagcctccctggggctggcaatgggaaatcctggtttggggaaaacaagggatgagagcGTTTGTAGGAGTGTCGGGGGGTAGAACGGTCGGGACGGACGGAGacgagagagctctgcagccagggcgtgGAACTtgcggtttattgcaaagggcctgggtgcagggccctgcttggagctgccaggcacagctcggagcaggcctgagagaagagaggggtagagaggatgagagggtaacAGAGTAAGAGGAGAAGAGCGTAAGAGTGTAaggttcctgttacaatacactaaatcttcttctgtgttgaatgttctatttctcactaaccaatctagtacaagatacaaatcctagagcatttacatacagcctgtaaaaatcattacatcaccatactatgttacattttaaactctaaaaactcctctttggaccccttTTATTGAGCTAGTGGGGTCCGCTCTGACCCTTGGATCTGTCTGCgagcagagggaattgtttcatcaaaaggggattaccttcagttgggccacaccattgttttccagttaatcactaactgaggtatctcagatattgctttcatttcaatcttcctTATACTTTTTATGTtcacaaaatcttttgccagacaatcgtatttataaggctttccttcTTCCCCAACACACATTGAGTTTGAAGGTTGCTCTGCCCAAGTCCATCTCTACAAGTCACCGGCCATCAGTGCTCCacaaaaaactcccaaacacccagattcagccctgaaaaagcctcccaggagttccccGTCTCTGGTCCCTCCCCTCTGGTGTTCGGGGgctcccccctgtcccagctgctgggggtCACGCTTGGATTGggggtcccccttctcctcggtgtccgccctgcccaggctgctggcagtcccagcaatgccaaaagctCCCCCGCTTCGCTCTCCCCATTTTGGGATGCCGGGGCTCtttgggctcccgggctcccttctcccctcattctctgctctgggctgtgaaTGAGATGAGGGCTGGTTGTCCCAGACCTGCCAAGTGAGTTCTGGAGTCTCCCACGCTGCGTTTCCAACTTTCCTCGAGGGAAGCAGCCAGTAAAGAGACACAGCGAGTGAGAAGAGGAGTGAGAGAATCCCCCGGGGtaactgggactgggtctcagagaggggctggacCCCTCGGAGCAAGGGAGCAGAGGAGTTTCCGAGCCCAATCCACTAGGAAACGGGACAAAAGGGAACCCTAAAAATTCTGTTGGTTTCAGGGATAAGAGAGTCCAAGAGCATCCAGAATTAAAACCTGCTGGGTTGAGAAATTAACATTCCAAGAGCATCCACGGTTGTGCAAAATTCTGCCGGATTGAGGATATGCTCAAGAACATCTGGGATtggacagcacagctggcttGAGGGATATCCAAGAGAACGGGGACTGGCAAGAAACACCTAAACCTGTAATAGGTAATGTGAAAGTGTAGCATAtggtagagataattcatgctactaatgtataaaatattgtaaaatccaCATTATGTCTTTTgaccatcctggccaggagcagtgtcTTATTCATATACATCCAGTTCCTGGAGTTGGTTGAGATAAACATCGgggtttttaatgaaagaacagaAGCTTCCAGGGCGATAATCGCTGGCTTCCCCGGGTCACCAGGTCCACCCAAGAGTGATTAACGCCTCGTCAATTACAGCTACCAAGATGATCCACAGCCCCACCCTGATGCATGTGAATGCTGACTTCCCCGGAGTCTACTGACAACATCAGACACCGGGACTGAGTCTTTGTCCACCTCTGCACAGGTAAAGCCAAGGTTATGCATgggaagagacacaaagaacattCGGTCATCTCTGCCTCgagcagaataaactgtaaaaGAACTCGCTGCCGTGTCAGGCAGCATTTGTGAACAGGGCGAGACTCTGACATTCGCAGGTCAGATCCGTGTTCACCCAGCACCGAACCCGGGCTCGACACTGACCCTTGGCTGTGATGGTTTTGACAACCGTACTTCAGTCTTgcagacaaattaataaatctttgctaaattttcttataaGTTTGGCTCTcgatttgatcatttataacaaaaGGTACCtcattgttgtcttgttgtgtgttaGAGTGAGTCACACACAAAATCAGCCTCAGCTTCCCGGGCGGGTGGGAAGGGGGGCTGTGGAAAGAGGAGTGTGTGACCCACAAATAAGCCATTGTTCTCCTGGGCGTGTGGGGGCTGTGGCATAAGGTACAGGTGACCTGCAAACGGGCCATTGTCCCCAGGGCGTGTGAGGGGGCCCTGGCTaaagagtgtgagtgacacaCAAATCAGCCTCACAGGGGAACGGCACCggaggcagcagagtcagggccctcCCAGGAGGCCCGGAGATACTGAGACCCAGAGGCCACCCCAAGGCGAGGGGGAGCCACAGGAACCCGCGATTCTCTGTCAACAGGGATCCACTCTGTGTCTTGAGGGTGGGAAAgacagaaacagagaaacagaaacagaGGCAAAAGATGAATAGAGaagatcttgaaaaatgagacagaaaaccAGTAAGGTGGATACAggggacaaaaaagaaaaaaaattagtcctTTGGGAGTTATGTTAGCTAACAGAGATACACCTCCtgacaaaaggagaaaatacagggTATGTAGTTATGGACGGGATAAAGATGCAAActatggaaaaagggaaattaaccTTAAACTAGTAAGCTcaaacttgtgaattatatacttTAAAAAGAACACTAGAATATTTAACACAAAATAAAGGAACTATGTATACTGATTCAAGGTATGCCTTTAGAGTAGTACATACCTATAAaaaatttggaaaggaaaaagattacttaattcaagaagaaaaggacTAGTACATGAGGAACTTATTTTAGAGGCATTACAATCACCTAAAAGAGATAGCTATAGTACATATTATGGAACTCCAAAAGGGAAAGACcccagaaagaggaagaaataatttGGCAAATCACAATGCtaaggatgcagcagaaaatggagctgaaTGAGTTATGTTAATATTAACAGTAAACGAGGAAAAcatggaaattccaaagttcagggaagctgaaaaaaaagaattaaacaagACAGGAAATGAACAAGATaaatcagggaaatggaaacttcTTGATGAAAGACAATTACTTAATAAAATGTGCTTCTAGGCAAGTATTAGAAGACAGGCATCAGAAAACCCACTGGGGTACTCAAGCATTGTGTGATCATTTTTTAAGGAACTATGGGTGCACTGGCATTTTTGGATTTAGGATGTATCCGTAATTTGccaaaggataaataaaaaggTGATGCGAAAAACAACATTAGGGCACCATTAGGAGGTCCTGAGTTAGCTCATCGACCATTTCAAAGTATCAAAGCAGAAGTTTGGATTTGCTAGGCTCTGGATGtatttgttaaaaaaacccatttaaTGTAGAAAAAAGAGAATATGCCATATGTTAGACAGGAGATTTTAGGAGAATAAAAATCCTTGAAGTATCAGAATGCCCCGAGAAAaaacaagaagagaaaaaggggaaatgaaagggaggagaaaaagacaaaaactcAGAAAGAGAGTGGGATCCTCTGCAGGTCTTCCCCCTCCGTTCGCGGCCGAGGCGCCTGTCCCGGGTCCCGGCTCGCTGCCCGCCTCAGCTCCCCCTGCCCCGCTTTCCATCCCAGGTGAggcctcactgcccagggcagctccacctgccccggcgctctcgctcaatttgtgtgccctgctctcactgcctggcccgcggccgctctgcCGCCCATGCTGGGCAAGATGGGGGTTGCTCTGTCCTGCCGCCTGCTCCGAGGTCACCGCGCCCACCGCACCcagggggggtcccagccatcccatccccggctgccctgcccgtgccacctgcgctgggcaccgccgctgctgccgggctctcccacctgcctttgctctgccggGAGCTGCCGGATCAGCCGCCATCAGCCATGTGGGGgctgcccacgctccgcctcggGCTCCACGGGAAGATCCCCCTCTGCCGATTCCGGCAGCAGACCCTGCCCACACTCCGACCGAGCCTCGGCGGGATATCCTCCCCTGACCCCGTCCTGCTCTGAGTTACATCCCCGTGGTAACCACAGCTCCGGCTGTTCAGggaaactctctctctctctacaggAAGCACCTTATCAAAACACTAGGAGCTCAGTTAAAAGACAGCCCTCTCCAAATTCTTTCTCAAAACACGGGAGAAAGGCCATAGAAggtaaaaaagtgaaagagttaGATGAAGGGATTGCTCTATTTCCGTTCACAGAGGttcccatgggagggatgcgctgccccgccccgcgggagccaccagcgcccctgccggccgtgcccggaactgcacccaaggggaaagcgccgcagcccaaaggccgggactggctccgggctctgtttgctgtcagtgccacagctgttgctgtttctttgctttattatacacactagtaaagaactggtattcctattcccatatctttgcctgagagccccttcatttcactagTCTAAAATTtaagagggagggggtttgcattctccattccaagagAGGCTTTTTCGGCCTTCCCTGGCAGACACCTCTCTTGTAAAGCAAGacaagcacccacaggcactgagggggctgcaggaggggcacaagaaggccctgcagcacttgggcacaaaggcacagcaggtgagtgcaagaagggagcagcaaaaggccaagctgaaggcaaaggccagggcacagttcctacagcccctgagggatcaaccccagggcccaagggggccccagcacccagggcacggctcggccacaagcacctggcagaggcattgccctcctcggcaggggagagcccacccaaacagcccctggcaaggaaccagggctccagctgcagggcacaaggacactgcaagcaccgacagcagcaccctcagcaccagcaagtccaccccttgatggacatggattggcagggctgtcacagctcccatcacaccagggaccctccacactgcagcccttgagaacattcagggtgggtctgcattgagaggaggcatttcctgatggacacaggggccTCTCAGTGCACTCTGAATCTTAGACGTAAAGGGGAAATTAGtaaaggaatattttaatttttaagggaaTGAGTGGGAAAGATGACCAGGTATGATTTGTTCAACCACTATTAGAAGATGTGGGGGTTAGGTTTGAATTAAatgaattgttttttcttcctcctgttaTTGTAATTAAACAGGAAGGAATTTGAGAGCTGGATATTAATACTCTAAAAGGGATACAGAGGCTAGTTCTATTCTACCTTTGTGCCAAAATCTGACAAGGCCTACGCTGAAGTGAACCCCAAAgtgtgggcagccccagggaaagagggaaaattagATATGGAAGTTCTACAAATTACTTTAAAGCAACCAGGACAAGAAATACCCTGTTCCAAGACAGGGAAGGAAAGGCTCACAGCCTGGTATTGAGTCCCTGTTAAAGGCAGGGCTTTTTGAGCCAAGGATGTCTCCCTACAACACTCCTATCCTGCCAGTCAACAAACTGGATGGATACACAGCAGGAggaaacacagaattttcaagtgttaaaATAAAGATTAACTGAGGCGGCTGGCCTGGGCCTTCCAGACAGGGTAAAAGAAGCTGAATTATAAGTGGACGTTAAACAGGTTCTTGCCAAAGGAATTCTGGTGCTGAAATGCTTAACCCAGGGGCCACAGAGTGGCCTCATTGTCTGCAGAACTGTGCAGACACAGCTTTCATGGGAGGTGAGGCCTGAAAACTGATGACAGCAGGAGGATCTCCTAAATTTCAAGTTTGGCATCAAGGTAAATCTTTGACTACCAAAAGAGCCTCTACATGGATGAGCAGGGCTCAGTTATTACAGTATGAAACTTGTTCAGTGGCACAGGAGGATTCAGAACTGAGGACAGGGCAAGGGTTTCACCCAGCCTCCTGActgaacagcctggagaggggctggcaagGAACCCAGGACTGCACTcagggacagagctccagaCCCAGGCTGGGACAGACTGATGGGACATTCCCTGGTCTGAGGGAGGAAATGTGTTCGTggatggctctgcaggggcagcagaagggaaaagagctaCAAGACAGGCTGTTATTAAGGAAGGGGAATCAGACACAGCCCAGGTCACcgccccatgctcagctcaacccacgcagctgtgggtgcttgtgagagcctggcactgaaatgccctgagcaggaaggcttcTATATGttctgctgacaccatggcacctaacacgggggcaaaagcaattctcactgcttcagcaaCCACTGGAGCAGATATCAAGGCATATTTTCCCacagcaagctgggctggcacacagcctgccctggcactttgctgctgccaacacccagccaggacatcggctcctgcctaaggagtgcaaagcagcaccactggtggcCAAGGGGCCCATGCCAAGTGTCCCTGAGTCCAGAAACAgccgccagcacagctcaacacgggggacccctcagcctggccccaagggctctgaagccccggagatttgcacttcccgccagcagcaggaggatgggaggccacccctgagcctgccctgaaggcaacgcagcagcagccagggctccacagcgggccaagcccctgcgcctgcccacagatcctcggctggaatcctctgcaatcctggccaccctcctctgccatctccacccactggggccaagccttgctgccactgctgcagcttcagcgctgcctgggcctgcactgccacagagtctggggaacaccagggcacaattccactctggggctcactcacacccacactctgggctgcctgccatTGCACTGCTGCAAAATGTACCGATTTCGGTTCTTTTAAACCTTATTTCTCTACTcaggtttggttttctttgccttagggaaattatttttaaggtttttttcaaGGGGTGTTACACCACTCAATGGAGATGAGTTTAACACCTGAACAGACTGGGAACAGCACAAAAGATACCCACAGAGATAATGACGAGCAACAAAACATCAACATTGCCCAGCAGCATGAAGGGAAGCttcattccaggcagcctgcagaagagctttagaaatgcaaatgaacactgcTGGGCAAAGTGTGGACAATGTACCTGGGTCTCttgcctggggcaggaattgggctgatttcctctgcccctcaccccaagctctgcctgctggcactgatggaatttgcacagctggaggcagagcccagggggaggatatcTGACCCTGCAACAGAAACAGGTgaagctgcaaagggaaagaCCAAATGGACAACGTTGGGAAAACTTCACTTTAAATAAATGGGGGGGGGaatcatccctctgcccactccAACATGTGTTGTCACTGTCTGTGTTATACAGGGTATATTAGAGCAGAGATGTTCTTGCTGCCACAAGCTCAGGGAAATCAGTTGGGAATCCAAGTATTTCATGATTCAGTTAGAGAAAAGTGGTAAATTGATGAAGTCTTGGCTGAATGGAGCCCccaaaagggggaaaagatgAACGGCCAGCAGAACAAATCCTACAACACCATGGACCAGCCCCTGGGAACTCGAATCAATTCATAccaggagccacagaacccatttctcatttcaatggcATCATTAGATTACAAGCTGCCCTCGCAATAATAACCAATCAGACAGCTCCATCTCCTGACCTTCCTGCTGATCAatccactgaaatgaggaacacaacacttcaccatgggatgggatcagatcaTCTGTTATCAGAAGGAGTAGgagtttgtggaaaattaaatgacTCAAACTGCTGTTGGCAAATAGATCACAAAGGAAAAGTGATGAAACAGATaacaaaggaaagaagaaagcagctcatCTACCAGTCCAAACGTGGaaagaatgggaatgggacacggTTTTGTGGCTCCCTGGCAGACTATGTGTTAAACgaatgctgtttctcctctgaTGTGCTGCAGCAACAACATCTTTTTACCATGCTCCACACcttgagagtgcagctcattcagcagCTGAGCGAGGGGATGCGAATGGCAGCCAGGCCTCCTGATCCAGAAACGGCTACAGAAGGACTGGGAATGAGGGCACTGAGAATAATCGCAAAACCAAAGAAGACTcagtaaggaaaaaagaaaaaaaaaaaattcactgagCGAATCTTCCCGGAGATTGGGTCAGGGAGTCGTAGATAAGGAAGGGAGAAACCATCAGTTTCAAAAACTCTTACTAATTAACACGGACCGCTACTCAGACAAACTGAACTTCGACAAGAATAAAAACTTAACAGAGCCGTGAATATCGGCTGTTTTACAGAAGTGGGGATGCACAATAACGAGGACGTGCAGTTGGCCGATCGGGAGGTCTGAACCTTccaagtacctcagccagtgggcaaagggagagggagacgCAGCCCGGAAAAtgaggataaaaaggaggctgcgaactacaacaatggcagagagcgcacggcaaatgccccacggcctctccctctgcccagcaATAAAGTCCcttttacaggactcctctgggcacagaaacctccggccacgggaatttccccgcacagccccgAGCACGGGGCAgccctctctgtcccagccacagcaaccgggccgagccagcgctgctccggcagcggctcctgccgaggcagcggccgcaaggagaccgcgggcagccgctcccgcagcgccctcacgCCAGCGGCAACACGGGCCGGACGCGGCACAACGAACCCGCCCGAGTCCCCTGCCGCCCCCGAGGCTcgcagccagccccgagcccccgcacaacccagcgcggctcccacctgcgctgcggccgcctccgagctccgccgccgcctcagcGTGCTCCGGCCGCTGCCGCCACTCGCGGGACCGCACACACGCCCCCGACAATGGCGCCactgcccagccacagccaccctCAGCCCGCCACCGGGGCCCTGCTCCGCCCCGCTCCCACCAATCAGCGCGCCACAACCACGACTGACGGCACCATCGCCCAATCCCAGCCAGGGGCGGGTTCTGCGCACGGCAcagccccgccccgcgctcTCAGGCTTCCCCCCGGGCTGCGTGAGGGCGGAGCCGGAcctgaggaacagccctggaacGGGCCCGGGCCCGAGAGGGATTGAGCTGAAAACACAATAAAACTTCTCCGCAGCTCCCGGCACGGCTTTCCCGGCACTGCGGCTCCGGTGGCTCTGGCTCAGTGGGAAGCCCTGGAACCTCATTTCTCCTACCCCTAATTAGGAACATCAGTGCATCGCTTTGGTTtcccccaaaaagggaaaaccgcCCCAAACCCCTGTGGATGAGTGGGGGAGGGGAGAGATTTCTGGCAGAAAACTCCAAAAACTCAAAGCAGGATAGTGAGGAGTAAGTGAAGACCCTTAAATCCATCTTTCCCCCAcgcctccctccttccagctgcacctcctgccccggcaGTGCCGCAGACAGGAATGGGGCCGGGCTCAGTTCATGCCCcggggcttctccctctgctcagggacaggagtcgttcccctgctgcaccctgggctctctcccaccggagacttctccaggaacttctccaAGCTGAGTCCATCCCACGGGGCACAGCCCCCTCCACGTGCAGCAGCGTGGATCACTGTGCCCCGGGGTCagtcctgccaggacaggctgctccagcgggGCCCTCTGGCCATGGGGTCACAGCCTTCTCTCAGGCATCGCCGTGCTCAGCGTGGCTGctccgggggctgcaggggtatctctgcagccccatggatctgcagggggatctctgcagccccgtggatctctgcatctgcCACTGGCGTATTTGGAGGCACCAGGAATAGGCTGAGCCCTGCGTGAAGCTCTTCTCACAGTcgccaaacccttcccagcacatGGAGGGTTTtaccccctcacagctccccggGCTGCTTTTGCAACCCCTCCTCGTGTGGGATCTCTGggccttttcctccccgttggattCCTGCACCGTGGAGCCGTTCCAAATGGCCTCTTCCACGAGGTTCTGTCACAGGGATTTGCGTCTCTGTCCGCAGctcagtgcctgggggaggaaggacaaggagaggaagagacagggagaagggcaaaggaaaaggcaggaggagaggaaggaacaaGAAGGAAcaagggaggaaggagatgggaaaggaacGTGGATGGATGAAGGACAGAATGAAGAGAGGAAGGAGGGTGCAcaaggagaagatgggatttgcctccatggcagagggaaggggaaggagatccccccagtccatccctggcaggacggggttggcagtgaggctgtcctgcagcgatgctgggctgggagatggagcagcagagaggggaaaggggcagtgattcctcctgccctgcctggctgtcccagcctggagcgTCCTGGCGCTGCCGAGGCCCTTGGAGCGTCCGGCACTCCGGAGCCCGAAGCTCACGGCTGCTTTATAAAGCTGACAAAGTCAGCAGGATGGGTCTGGGTATGATCTGCAGCAAACTGGGTTTATTGGTACAGgaacagggcacagagctgagcagggcccagggacaAAGACAGGGTgcaagct
Coding sequences:
- the LOC141730596 gene encoding uncharacterized protein LOC141730596; this encodes MPRDTEAEQELSMESREDKCPRQNLVEEAVLSGSTAQEANGEEKPRRCRTRRGCKRSWRGSEGERASLGREGGRRWSQSSELVLHEQLHDGEKPHTCEECGKSFRQKGDLIVHQRIHTGEKPYECGECGKSFSQSSSLIVHQRIHTGERPYRCAKCGMCFSQSSSLITHLRTHTGKRPYECSKCGKGFRTSSHLLRHYQSHREERPFQCPDCGKGFKYNSNLIRHRRIHTGERSYECDKCRKRFPTSSHLLQHYWIHREERPFHCPDCGKGFKRNSDLVTHRRIHTGERPYECPQCGKSFCSSSDLTKHQRRHH